Proteins from a genomic interval of Desulfobacterales bacterium:
- a CDS encoding ParB/RepB/Spo0J family partition protein, whose product MQDSPPLKKNLPPPAKPRKKMALGRGLDALIPDIGSIDNDTEYFQCDINRIHANRYQPRMTFSGEDLAQLCDSIKERGILQPLLVRKDQDRYELIAGERRLRAAKMAGLARVPVIIKHISDKELLELSIIENIQRENLNPLEEADAYHRLITEFDLTQEQAAGRVGKSRSSVANMLRLRQLPDQIKASIIDSNLSMGHARALLGAETLSQQIAAWKTVLAKELSVRETERLIKRMKTESKEPVEPPRPSSEEIYFSNMSDDLSRGFGTRVQIKRRGDKGRVEIEFYSNEDLDRVIGLLKLSRTPAP is encoded by the coding sequence ATGCAGGATTCCCCCCCCCTGAAAAAAAATCTCCCCCCCCCTGCCAAACCCCGAAAAAAAATGGCCCTGGGGCGAGGTCTGGATGCGCTTATTCCGGATATTGGCTCGATTGACAACGACACTGAGTATTTCCAGTGTGATATCAACCGAATTCATGCAAACCGGTATCAACCCCGAATGACTTTTTCCGGAGAAGACCTGGCCCAGCTGTGTGATTCCATCAAAGAACGCGGAATTCTGCAGCCGCTTCTGGTCAGAAAAGACCAAGACAGATATGAACTCATCGCGGGGGAACGGCGTCTGCGTGCGGCTAAAATGGCAGGACTTGCCCGGGTACCGGTGATTATCAAACATATTTCAGACAAAGAGCTGCTTGAGCTGTCGATTATCGAAAATATTCAGCGGGAGAATTTAAATCCCCTCGAAGAAGCCGATGCCTATCACCGGCTGATAACCGAATTCGATCTGACACAGGAACAGGCCGCCGGCCGCGTTGGCAAGAGCCGATCTTCTGTAGCAAACATGCTAAGACTCCGACAGCTACCGGATCAGATTAAAGCCAGCATCATTGACAGCAACCTGAGCATGGGACATGCGCGAGCCCTTCTGGGCGCCGAAACCCTCTCTCAGCAGATTGCGGCCTGGAAAACCGTACTGGCAAAAGAACTCTCGGTCAGGGAAACCGAACGGCTGATCAAACGCATGAAAACTGAGTCAAAGGAGCCGGTTGAACCTCCGCGGCCCAGTTCTGAAGAAATATACTTTTCAAACATGTCAGACGACCTTTCCAGGGGTTTTGGAACCCGGGTCCAGATAAAACGACGCGGGGACAAAGGGAGGGTTGAAATCGAGTTTTACAGCAATGAAGATCTGGATCGCGTTATCGGCCTCTTGAAACTGTCCCGTACGCCTGCGCCCTAA
- a CDS encoding NYN domain-containing protein, protein MTIHIIIDGYNLIRQSTALSPLDQQDIQLGREALIERLVHYRQIKHHKITIVFDGANAPVFSNRRDRIKGIHIEFSGINESADTLIKKMAGRERQKALVVSSDLDIVHYSTTQGASTISSPEFEEKIDMALFMDLKGFDLEADGESGWVPTTKKKGPTKRLPRRQRQSRIKIQKL, encoded by the coding sequence ATGACGATTCATATCATTATAGATGGTTACAACCTTATTCGTCAGTCAACTGCGCTCAGCCCTCTGGATCAACAGGATATCCAGCTTGGCCGGGAGGCACTGATCGAACGGCTTGTTCACTACAGACAAATCAAGCATCATAAAATCACTATCGTATTTGACGGTGCCAATGCCCCCGTTTTTTCAAATCGACGGGATCGAATCAAGGGAATTCATATCGAATTTTCCGGGATAAACGAATCCGCCGACACGCTAATTAAAAAAATGGCCGGCAGGGAAAGGCAAAAAGCCCTTGTGGTCAGTTCGGATCTGGATATCGTTCATTATTCGACCACGCAGGGAGCCTCGACCATCAGCTCACCCGAGTTTGAAGAAAAAATCGATATGGCCCTGTTTATGGACTTAAAGGGATTCGATTTGGAAGCCGACGGAGAGAGTGGCTGGGTTCCGACGACAAAAAAAAAGGGCCCGACCAAACGTCTTCCCCGGCGACAGCGGCAGAGCCGAATCAAAATTCAGAAACTGTAA
- the ispH gene encoding 4-hydroxy-3-methylbut-2-enyl diphosphate reductase, translated as MKIVIATNAGFCMGVRRAVEMAIDASKKYQGPIYTFGPLIHNPQVLKSLEDKGITVLDEIPEQGNGTVIIRAHGIPPGARKKLEHAGFKILNATCPRVIRVQSIIDRHSLHNFSSIIIGDKDHPEVVGLMGYTRNNGYVINSIEQLKTLPVFEKAIIVAQTTQNAQLVNEIKNFSSNRLTHYTFFDTICDSTEKRQAKVRQLARSVDAIVVVGGLNSGNTRRLVQIAIQAGKPAYHVETEADLDLNALSTAQVVGITAGASTPTWIISKVHQTLLKRFPDQPKKAE; from the coding sequence ATGAAAATAGTAATTGCAACCAACGCCGGCTTCTGCATGGGCGTTCGCAGAGCCGTCGAGATGGCCATAGACGCATCCAAAAAATATCAGGGACCGATTTATACATTCGGGCCGCTGATCCACAACCCCCAAGTGTTGAAGTCCCTGGAGGACAAGGGGATAACAGTGCTTGACGAAATACCGGAACAGGGCAACGGCACCGTCATCATCCGAGCCCACGGCATTCCGCCCGGGGCCAGGAAAAAACTCGAGCACGCCGGATTTAAAATACTCAATGCCACCTGCCCCAGGGTCATACGGGTGCAGTCCATCATTGACAGGCACTCGTTGCATAATTTTTCTTCCATTATCATTGGAGACAAGGACCATCCTGAAGTCGTCGGCCTCATGGGATATACCCGGAACAACGGCTACGTAATCAACAGCATCGAGCAGCTCAAGACCCTGCCGGTCTTCGAAAAGGCCATCATCGTGGCCCAGACCACTCAAAACGCACAGCTTGTCAATGAAATCAAAAATTTCAGCAGCAATCGCCTGACTCACTACACGTTTTTTGATACCATCTGCGATTCAACCGAAAAACGCCAGGCCAAAGTCAGACAACTGGCCAGATCGGTGGATGCCATCGTGGTCGTCGGGGGCCTTAACAGCGGAAACACCCGCCGGCTGGTTCAAATTGCCATTCAGGCCGGAAAGCCCGCCTATCACGTGGAAACCGAAGCCGATCTGGACCTGAACGCACTGTCCACGGCACAGGTCGTTGGCATCACAGCAGGCGCTTCAACACCGACCTGGATCATCTCAAAAGTCCATCAGACCCTTTTAAAACGGTTTCCGGACCAACCGAAGAAAGCCGAATAG
- the plsY gene encoding glycerol-3-phosphate 1-O-acyltransferase PlsY, whose amino-acid sequence MIWIKWAVLPAAAYLLGSIPFGVVLTRRFAGIDIRREGSRNIGATNVRRLAGSKLAALTLAGDVLKGAVPVYAAIFLSVFDQVAARDAYVSVVALSALLGHLYPVYMKFKGGGKGVATAAGCFLIISPVSVVICVLVFMLMVRWSNRVSAGSLSAAAVLPAAVWAVTGSVIYAGCAVMTAAWIGYRHRDNVRRLINGTEPLFRDKKSR is encoded by the coding sequence ATGATATGGATTAAATGGGCAGTGCTTCCTGCTGCCGCCTACCTGCTGGGCTCCATCCCCTTCGGGGTGGTGTTGACCCGCCGGTTTGCCGGGATCGATATCCGGCGGGAAGGCAGCCGGAATATCGGTGCGACCAATGTCAGACGCCTCGCCGGTTCAAAACTGGCGGCACTGACGCTGGCAGGGGATGTGCTAAAGGGCGCGGTGCCGGTATATGCCGCCATTTTTCTGTCCGTTTTTGATCAAGTGGCTGCCCGGGATGCGTATGTGTCTGTTGTGGCCCTGTCGGCATTGCTGGGCCATCTGTATCCGGTGTATATGAAATTTAAAGGCGGTGGTAAAGGCGTTGCCACGGCTGCCGGGTGCTTTTTGATTATTTCCCCCGTGTCCGTCGTGATTTGCGTTCTGGTGTTCATGCTGATGGTCCGATGGTCAAACCGGGTTTCTGCCGGATCTCTGTCGGCGGCGGCTGTATTGCCGGCTGCGGTCTGGGCAGTGACCGGTTCTGTCATATATGCCGGGTGCGCTGTGATGACGGCAGCCTGGATTGGTTATCGGCACAGGGACAATGTCCGGCGACTGATCAATGGTACGGAACCGCTGTTTCGGGATAAAAAAAGCCGGTGA
- a CDS encoding septal ring lytic transglycosylase RlpA family protein, whose product MRYKTGLKGVLLVGTAFLIMSCGALNTSYRATKATLKATYRVSKGVAVVGMGAGKMVYRVGQFTFQVAMAPLSWPLTHDSIESIGNLPPKEAIRKGKVKSSPYVVNGNRYVPMSVDQAQHFRQTGTASWYGYETFRQKGGHMTANGESFDPDGFNAAHKYLPLPTYVRVKNLENNREIIVRVNDRGPFVDGRIIDLSGGAARKLGFYRKGTARVLVETVMVNDA is encoded by the coding sequence ATGAGGTATAAAACGGGATTAAAAGGAGTTTTACTGGTCGGCACCGCATTTCTCATCATGTCCTGCGGGGCATTGAATACCTCTTACCGTGCGACAAAGGCAACCTTAAAGGCAACATACCGGGTGTCAAAAGGCGTAGCGGTCGTTGGCATGGGGGCGGGGAAAATGGTGTACAGGGTGGGCCAGTTTACTTTTCAGGTGGCAATGGCGCCATTAAGCTGGCCGCTGACTCACGACTCCATAGAATCCATAGGGAATCTGCCTCCGAAGGAAGCAATCCGAAAGGGGAAGGTCAAAAGTTCGCCTTATGTCGTCAATGGGAATCGTTATGTTCCCATGTCGGTCGATCAGGCGCAACATTTCAGGCAAACGGGTACGGCCTCGTGGTATGGATATGAGACATTTCGCCAAAAGGGCGGTCACATGACTGCGAACGGGGAATCTTTCGATCCGGATGGGTTTAATGCCGCCCATAAATATCTGCCGCTGCCGACTTATGTGAGAGTGAAAAACCTGGAAAACAACCGGGAAATTATTGTCCGGGTCAATGACCGGGGCCCGTTTGTCGATGGCCGGATTATCGATCTGAGTGGCGGCGCTGCCCGGAAACTCGGGTTTTACAGAAAAGGAACCGCCAGGGTGCTGGTTGAAACGGTAATGGTAAATGATGCCTGA
- a CDS encoding PTS sugar transporter subunit IIA yields the protein MKIWHHLQSEGILLDVSLPDKETLLHFIADKCRAMGIVNDPNSLYEGMKQRENTMTTGIGDGIGLPHTTCAEVNTASVLLIRLTCPIEFDSIDGRPVDIILSLIIPENAIPLHIQLLAGISRLCRQSNFLNLIRQAEHPDILMESVRQLEEKMTFH from the coding sequence ATGAAAATCTGGCATCATCTTCAATCGGAAGGTATCCTTCTGGACGTTTCTCTTCCAGACAAGGAAACCCTGCTTCATTTTATCGCCGACAAGTGCCGGGCGATGGGCATTGTCAATGATCCAAATTCTCTTTATGAAGGAATGAAACAAAGGGAAAACACCATGACTACCGGCATCGGCGACGGCATTGGTCTTCCGCATACGACCTGCGCCGAGGTCAATACCGCATCGGTTCTGCTGATTCGCCTGACCTGCCCGATTGAGTTTGATTCGATTGACGGACGCCCCGTCGACATCATTTTATCCCTGATCATACCTGAAAACGCAATCCCACTTCATATCCAACTGCTTGCAGGAATTTCCAGACTCTGCAGGCAGAGTAACTTTTTAAACCTGATCCGGCAAGCCGAACATCCCGATATCCTTATGGAATCGGTTCGACAACTGGAAGAAAAAATGACCTTTCATTAA